In Pseudanabaena galeata CCNP1313, one genomic interval encodes:
- a CDS encoding type I restriction endonuclease subunit R gives MQTLAVTEAITTIAEAERKFGLSRSESRDFFTEWYDQLPVINPSDRGNLEILWRRYIYHRSGGHLLESTVMLLLVSPLLTIAGLYDPPFRIKAEESIAIDVSDSEETLQGRIDVLFLRDRLWIIVLESKKTMLSVWSALPQTLAYLMASPNGGGTHPAGTRPTFAMLTNGDDIVFVKLEGKQYGMSQVLAPLVNRGELEVAWQVLCKIAEIEV, from the coding sequence ATGCAAACATTAGCTGTTACTGAAGCCATCACGACGATCGCTGAAGCAGAGAGAAAATTTGGCTTGAGTCGTAGTGAATCGAGGGACTTTTTTACGGAATGGTATGACCAGTTACCAGTGATCAATCCTAGCGATCGCGGCAATTTAGAGATTCTCTGGCGGCGTTATATTTATCATCGGTCTGGGGGACATTTGCTAGAAAGTACGGTGATGCTATTACTTGTCTCGCCATTGCTCACGATCGCTGGTTTATACGATCCTCCGTTTCGGATTAAGGCGGAGGAGTCGATTGCAATCGATGTTTCTGATAGTGAAGAAACGCTACAGGGGCGAATTGATGTGTTGTTTTTGCGCGATCGCTTGTGGATAATCGTTTTAGAATCAAAGAAAACGATGCTTTCGGTTTGGTCTGCTTTGCCTCAAACTTTGGCTTATTTGATGGCTAGTCCGAATGGCGGCGGTACGCATCCCGCAGGGACTCGCCCGACTTTTGCGATGTTGACGAATGGGGATGATATTGTGTTTGTGAAGTTAGAGGGTAAACAATATGGGATGTCTCAGGTTTTGGCTCCTTTGGTTAATCGGGGTGAATTAGAGGTGGCATGGCAAGTTTTATGCAAGATTGCAGAAATAGAAGTTTGA
- a CDS encoding helix-turn-helix domain-containing protein, with translation MLIHSSKELAEYLRDRRKRQKLSQAEIGDRVGIKQATISAFENNPEGTKLETLFKLFSALDLEIQIIPKEEARKPKQGWKEEW, from the coding sequence ATGCTAATCCACTCCTCCAAAGAACTAGCTGAATATCTACGCGATCGCCGCAAAAGACAAAAATTAAGCCAAGCCGAAATAGGCGATCGGGTAGGTATCAAGCAAGCCACCATCTCCGCCTTTGAAAACAACCCCGAAGGCACAAAATTAGAAACTCTATTTAAACTATTCTCTGCTCTAGATCTAGAAATACAGATTATTCCCAAAGAAGAAGCCCGTAAGCCTAAACAAGGATGGAAAGAAGAATGGTAA